Below is a window of Prionailurus viverrinus isolate Anna chromosome A1, UM_Priviv_1.0, whole genome shotgun sequence DNA.
ctcaaaaataaataaataaacttaaaaaattaatagaaaaaattaaagtatagttgatacacaatattagtttcaagcaTACAGTATAGTGGTTGGACCACTCTATGCGTTAGACTAGGTTCACCAGGAGAGTAGccacatctgtcaccacacaatacTGTTGTTATACTGTTGGccacattccctatgctgtacctttacAAACTCGTACAACATGGCCCTGCACAAAGTCTAGTGAGGGTGATAAAAGCAACCTTGTTAAAAAGCacaatgttggggtgcctgggtggctcaataagttaggcatccgactttggctcaggtcatgatcttgtggttcatgagttcaagccccacatcaggctctgtattcacagcttagagcctggagcctgcttcagattctgtgtcttcctctctctctctgccccttccctgccagctctctctctctctctctctccctctcaaaaataaacattaatttaaaaaaaaaaaataaaagtgaatgaagCTAAACTCACTGAGGCAaccagaagacaaaaatggactgTAGCAACCTAACAATTTCTGGGTCAGTTCAAGAATCCCTGAAGTTCTTACATGATGGAGAATATTACCTGGGATGACCTCATGTAGACTGAGAAAAGCTTGAAGATCAGAAGTTTCTTGTGGCCATGACTAAAGTTGATACAgggtagcttttattttattttttctacataaACAATTTTATGTCTGTACTATATAGCATTTTAAACAGGATCTGgctagctaaaaacaaaaactaagtatGAGGCAAGGAACTAACCAGAGCTCTCACTtccatttaagaaattaaataacaggggcatctgggcagctcagtcggttaagcagccgacttcagctcaggtggtgatctcccggtttgtgagttctgccctgcatagggctctgtgctgataatgaaagtcctccttgggattctctctctctacctctctctttgcccctcccccacttgtactctcttaaataaacttaaaaaaaaattaaatgacatatACGAAGGAAATCCAGTGGCCATTAGTTTTGCCCTCATATTTTGGTCTCCACCATCAAAATCAACATCTAATTCCATTTCCTGTTGATTGTTGTTATAAATGGAgtacagatataaataaaatatgtttcttaacAAAGCAAGATAAGAAtcataaatttaaagtaatacCTGCCAGGTAAGTGAGTTCAGCATTTTAGTaggcaaagggcagagaaatgtgtctctctctctctgtatgcaATCATGGATTGACCTGGTAATAGCCTTTCTAATTAATTTATGAtgcttgatttcatttcattcaggGTGTGAGTCACACACAAGCTCTGATTTCTCACCACTTTTGATATAATTATAAcctaaaaatcttaaaaggaactttcattttttaagaaaatgtactgAGAAATCATTTGGAAGAAGAACCTCATATTAATTGTCATTTTTCGAAAATTACATTAGTACTGTGGTAGTTTTAGGAAGATagaaccattatttttaaaaaaaaatttttttaaggtttatttttgagagagaaagagagagagcgcaatgggggaggggcagagagtgagagagagagggagacacagaatctgacggaggctccagactctgagctgtcagcacagagcccatcgtggggcttgaactgtgagatcatgacatgagtcaaagtctgacgcttagccaactgaaccacccatgcacaCCAGAACCTTTAATTCTTAAGCTTACAGAACTCACTAGCGGCTTTTAAAAGATAGCTaagatttaaattatttgtttctgagaggtGTTCTTTTTATATTACAATAAGACAATTTCCCTTGGTTGCCAGGAAATTTTTCTAAGGTTGATCAACTATAGTTATCTTTTTGAAATCATTATGTCATGGTCAACTAATTAATGTTACAATATAACATTTCATAAGCTAATGGCAACTTTGTGAATGGAAAGAGACTGTCCATGTTGTACACAAGTTTTTGAAAATCCTTCCGTAATTAATCATCACCAGCTCCTCTGCACTGTGAAATGGACTATTTTGGCTTCCCAAATAATTGCAATTTATAACTAAAGAAAGAGCTCCAAAGAACCTGGGGTACTAATGGGAGCTATCATCCTTTACAAACTGATTAAAACTATAGCTGCAGATGAAAACTGGTACAAGCAGGTCAAATATATCTTACCTGGCAGTTGCTGgtagaatttctattttataaccAGTGTTTGGCTATCATCACCTGAAAAAGTATGTTTTATGTTTGGGAGGATTTCTTGAAGCTCTAAGATTGCCCATTATATGTAGTGTTTATTCCACAAGTTTCTGAAGTTCCAGATGTTGAAAGTACATTCCAATTATccgaatatttttaaatatttaatctacACTCAAACACCCCTCTGTGGCTTATCACTAGTGAGTAACTTACCTCATCTCATCAAGTCCTTTGTTAGAAAGCGTCCCACAGGTAGCCGAGTATTGCAAAGACCaaccaataaaaattaaaaaagaaaaaaaaggaaaggaattctgcagtaaatttgcaaatatcttcagaGATTGCATAAAATTTGTATTGGAGAATGACTTGAATCATATCAAAACTCTTCATAGATAAGGATCTAATCAAATTATACCAGTTAACTGAAAAGGGGTCAGTAAGAATGGTGGAAGGAAAGGTGTTTCCAGAAACAATGACTGGAATATCAAAGGATCCATAGCAACCTTGAAAacaatttgtaaaattttttgattttttttttttttttgcaaaatactCTCTTAGGGTCACATGGCAAAGGTCAACAGTAAAACACAGGAATTAGTAATGTGTTGTCTTACACATTTGTCAGCAAAATTACCCTCAAAGTCCATCCTAAAAACTAGGGCACAGAGGAAGAAGGTGGTGGTGATTGCCAAGACTGAGCTGAGCCCAGTGACAGGACCACAGTGTTAGTATTAGGAGACTTTACAACCCACACTGGTGCAACAGGTTGCCAGCTGCATTCAAGAAACTGCTGGTGCCAGGTAAGATTCAGCCCCTTCTCTGTCCGGGAAACCTTTGGAGCAAAGAGAGTTATGACTATCTCAAAACTCAGATCAGTGAGGTTCGTATTGTGAGAGGAGATGTTCGTGGGAATCTGAATTATCCAGAACAGAAAGGGCTGACTGATAGGCAGTTTAGAATTGGCTGGTTCCCTGGGCATCAAGTTATTCCCTGGGGAGGCACAGCCAGCTTAGCCCCGTTGCAGAGTGAGTCTGATGTGGATATTCTTATctcaggacacacacacaaatttgaaGCATTCgagcatgaaaataaattttatgttaaccCAGGTCCTGCCACTGGAGCACATAATTCCTTGGAAACAAACATGATTCCTTCATTCATGTTGATGGATATCCAGGCTTCCACCGCTGTCACTTATGTGTAGCAGCTAATTGGAGATGATGTGAAAGTAGCATGAATTGAATACAAAAAATCTTAAAGCCAGGCCTGTCTtgccatgctttttttttcattcccctgttcaaataattaaacactaatgagccattaaaaaaaaaaataggacatctatcttttcaaattagtgttttgttttctttgggcaaatacccagtagtggaattattggtccatatgttatttctatttgtaattatcaaatatttaagaggACAAATTTTTGGtatacacacaataaataaatttgctttatttttccacatacaatttaaattaaatgttttctacTGGTCatgatgacatttttatttctatttttgatggATTCTGTTTGTGACTGTACCAGGTAACAATTATTCTTAGGGAACAAGGGATTCCTTTATGTCAATTACCTTTACCAGATAAATCAAAACctctggttctttcttttttttttttttttttttttttttttctttaagagagagagacagagaaggagagggcaacacagaatccaaagcaggttccaggctctgagctgtcagcacacagcccgacgtggggttagAACTctcaagctgtgagaccatgacctgagccgaagtcgcacgcttaactgactcagccacccaggcacccccctttcttttttttttttttaatgtcaggtaAGGCACAGACAACCAGATGTTTAGTTTGCCCACATGTCTGTCTTTAACGCAGTTCATGGGAAATTTAAGTTGGGCAGGGTTTCTACTTATCACACGTTATGTAAATTCAGTGTGGCTACAGAAGGACAAGAATTACTATCAGTTTAGCTTAAGTGTATTTGTGTATTATGACTGAGACAGAACTTTGCTTTAAATACATGGTATTTGTGTGAGTgcaagggggtgtgtgtgtgtgtgtgtgcgtgtatataaaTAGTAA
It encodes the following:
- the LOC125172872 gene encoding vacuolar protein sorting-associated protein 29-like translates to MALHKVYVSIRRLYNPHWCNRLPAAFKKLLVPGKIQPLLCPGNLWSKESYDYLKTQISEVRIVRGDVRGNLNYPEQKGLTDRQFRIGWFPGHQVIPWGGTASLAPLQSESDVDILISGHTHKFEAFEHENKFYVNPGPATGAHNSLETNMIPSFMLMDIQASTAVTYV